Part of the Chloroflexota bacterium genome, GTCCATGAAGCTGTCGATGTTCTGGGAGTTGATGCCCAGCTCCTCCGCCTGGATGGTCCCGAAGACGATCCACTTGATGACGTCGAACCACTGATCGTCGCCGTGGGGCACGACCGGGCCCAGCGGCTCCTTCGACATCACGACGTCGAGGATGATGTGGTCGGCCGGGTTGGCGAAGACGGTGCGGCGGGCCGCCAGCTGGGAGCGATCGCTGGTGACGGCATCGCAGCGCCCCTCTTCGTAGGCCGCATACGTGGCGTCGATCTCCTCGAACACCACCGGCGTGAACTCGATCCCGCGCGCCCGCATCTGATCGGTCAGGTTAAGCTCGGTGGTGGTGCCGGTCTGCACGCAGATGGATGCCCCGGCCAGATCCTCCAGCTTCGTCGCTCCGAGCTCCTTGTGCACCATCATGCCCTGGCCGTCGTAGAAGGTGGTGGGGGCGAAGTTACCCCAGCTGGCGTCTCGGGAGATGGTCCACGTGGTGTTGCGGATCAGCACGTCGATCTCGCCGGTCTGCAGGGCGGTGGATCGCTCCTTGGCGGACAGGGGACGGAACTCGACGGCGTTCGGGTCATCGAAGATGGCGGCTGCCACCGCCCGGCAGTAGTCGGCATCGAACCCGGTGAAGTTGCCGGTGGTCTCGTCCAGGTAGCTGAACCCGGGCAGGCCGCCGTTGACGCCGCAGATCACCTTCCCTCGTGCCTTGACGGTCTCCAGCCGGCTGCCTTGCTGAGCGGCCGGAGCTGCCTCCGCCGGCTTAGGCGCCTCCTCGGCGGAGGTCTCGGCCGCGGGGGCCGGAGCCGGCTGCGCCGCCATCTGGCAGGCGGACAGGAGCAACCCCAGCACGACGAACAGCGTGAAGGTCATCGCCAGAAGCCTACGATCCATGATTTCTCCTCCTTAATGCTTGGTGGATAGGGATCAGCGCACGCATGCAACACGAGCATGGGGGAGGGCTGCTACGTCGATGTGCGTGTGCCTTCTGTTATTGTGTGGGGGAATGGAACGCTTGCCAACGGGGAGGGCTTCCCCCCAGGGCTGCGTCGTTTACGGTTGAATTAGGATCTATGGGTTGATACAGGCGTCAGGATCCCAAGGCGCCGCCATCACGCAAAACATCATACGTGTTTACACATTGGGCGGTATGCAAGGAGTGGACAGCGAGGTGATGAGTTCGTTGGCGGTTGCGCTGATCCTTGACACCTGAGGGTTCCCACGTATGCCGTGAGACAGGACAAGCTCCCCGGAAGCACGTATGGGGCTCATACGATCCGGAAGTGGACCGGCTTC contains:
- a CDS encoding amino acid ABC transporter substrate-binding protein, which encodes MDRRLLAMTFTLFVVLGLLLSACQMAAQPAPAPAAETSAEEAPKPAEAAPAAQQGSRLETVKARGKVICGVNGGLPGFSYLDETTGNFTGFDADYCRAVAAAIFDDPNAVEFRPLSAKERSTALQTGEIDVLIRNTTWTISRDASWGNFAPTTFYDGQGMMVHKELGATKLEDLAGASICVQTGTTTELNLTDQMRARGIEFTPVVFEEIDATYAAYEEGRCDAVTSDRSQLAARRTVFANPADHIILDVVMSKEPLGPVVPHGDDQWFDVIKWIVFGTIQAEELGINSQNIDSFMDSKDPVTRRLLGLEGNLGEQLGLSNDFVVRIIRHVGNYGEIFDRNLGPGTPFNMDRGPNKLWTDGGLLYSPPFR